The nucleotide window CTATAAAACTGGGATTTTTCCCTTTCACCGCCACGTCCAAATCCTTCTGCAATATTAGCAGAAATACTTTCAGCCGACCTTCGAATCTGGGAGGTAAGCGCATAATCTTCCTTCCTGGGTAATGTTTCCGAAATATGATAAACTTCTGTAGCGATGTCCATTGCATTCTTCCAGACGGGCATCTGAGTGAAATCCGTGTACATAAGACGAGGTTAAACTTAAGCATTATGTGGAACTTCAATTTCAGTTGTGCGGGTTGCAGGCTTTGAGGTTAAATGAAAACTGAGAAAGAACTGTTGAACGATCCGCCTAACCTCAGCCTTAACCTTAACCTTAACCTTAACCTTAACCTTAACCTCAGCCTCAACCTTAGTATTGAAACAGCGGTCTGGAATCCATCAGTTCGTTCACCTCTTTGCGGACTCTGGAAATCACCTCTTCATCCTTGAGGTTCATTACAACATCGTTGATGAGTGTGGCAATGGTTTCCATATCATCTTCCTTCATCCCGCGGGTAGTGATCGCTGCGGTTCCCAGGCGGATACCGGAGGTGGTGAAGGCGGATTTATCGTCAAATGGTACCATATTTTTGTTACAGGTGATATCAGCTTTAACAAGGGCTTTTTCGGTTTCTTTACCATTCACGTTTTTATTTCTGAGGTCCACAAGCATCAGGTGGTTATCGGTACCACCGCTCACGATATCAAACCCCTTGTCAATCATTGCTTTGGCCAGCGCCTGTGCATTGGCAACAACCTGCTTGGTATACACCTCAAATTTCGGATCAAGCGCTTCACCGAAAGCTACCGCTTTGGCAGCGATAACATGCTCCAAAGGTCCACCCTGTGTTCCAGGAAAGACTGCGCTGTCCAGCACCGCGCTCATCATTTTTGTTTCTCCCTTGGGCGTTTTGTGTCCGTAAGTATTTTCATAATCCTTACCCATCATGATAAGCCCGCCGCGTGGTCCGCGCAGGGTTTTATGGGTGGTAGTAGTCACTACATGACAGTGTTCGAAAGGGCTGTTCAACAAGCCTTTGGCAATAAGTCCTGCCGGGTGTGCGATATCTGCCCAGAGTGTAGCTCCCACCTCATCGGCTACTTCGCGGAATTTCTTATAGTCCAGGTCGCGTGAATAGGCAGAAAAACCGGCGATAATCATCTTTGGCTTTACTTCCAGCGCTTTCTGACGCATGGCATCGTAGTCGATAAGTCCGTCTTCGCGGTTCACGCCATAGAAATTGGCATTATACTGAATGCCTGAAAAATTAACAAAACTACCGTGCGTAAGGTGCCCGCCCATAGAAAGGTCAAGGCCAAGGATGGAATCGCCAGGCTTAAGCACCGCCAGATATACTGCGGCATTGGCCTGCGAGCCGGAATGGGGCTGCACATTTACATACTCGATGCCAAAAAGTTCCTTAGCTCTTGCAATGGCCAGGTTCTCAACCTCATCCACTACTTCACAGCCACCGTAATATCTTCTGCCCGGATATCCTTCCGCATATTTATTGGTAAGCACGCTGCCCATGGCCTTCATCACATTATCCGAAACAAAGTTTTCCGAGGCGATAAGTTCGATTCCGTGGGTCTGTCTTTTTCTTTCCTGTTCAATAAGGTCAAATATTGGGTCGTGCATGATAAATTTTTGATTAAAGATTAGATAATTAGTATTTAACAAAAGAGATTCAGCGGTAAGAACTGCCCGTCCGGAGTTGGAAAATATAAATAATTCAACACCCGCTCAGTAACAGAAAAAACGCCGATATCTTTTTCCCAAAATTAGGCAAAATTTAGCTAAGGATAAAAGCCGAGGAGGAAGAAGTGGGTACGGTGGACAAATAATATTTAAGAGTCAATATTTCAGATGACAGATGTCAGATATCAGATGTCAGATATCAGATATCAGACTCATGAGTCAAGATTTTGGATTTTGAATCATGAATTTTGAATTTCCCTCTGTGTCCGCTGTAAATTCTCTGTGTGCTCCGTGGTTAAATTAGAGAGCAGATTTGAGATGTCAGATATCAGATGTCAGATATCAGACTATAGAGTTTAGTTTAGCTTTGTGTCCTTTGCGCAGGCTTTGTGTTCTTTGTGGTTAAATAGATCCCTTCGGGATGACAGAGGGTAAAGTATTATGGATTTTGAACTTAACTCCGTGCACTCTTTTTAAGCGCTGTGTGCTCCGTGGTTAAAGTAGAGTCCAGATTTCAGAGGTCAGATGTCAGATGTCAGATATCAGATATCAGATATAGAGTTTAGTTTAGCTTTGTGTCCTTTGCGCAGGCTTTGTGTTCTTTGTGGTTAAATTACCAAGAACTCAATAATCAATTGTTAAGATTTTAAATTATGAACTATTGATTTTTCTCTGTGTGCGCTGTAATTTCTCTGTGTCTCTGTGGTTAAATAAACCCGGAAGGCGCGATGTCAGATCTCAGATTTAAGATTTTAATTTGAGGAAAGAAGAAAGACAATTCAACTAACCTCCTAACCACTCAATCACCCAATCACCATACTACTCAATCACCCAACTCCGGCGTCAACTCAAAAAAAATAAATATCTTTACTCAATAATTGAACAGAATGAAACATAAAAAGAAATACAAAAAGGAGCTTATTAAATCCCTTAAAACACTGGCTTTTACCGAACATGAGCTATTGGAAACAATGACCAACCTGATGTTGTTGAAAGAGCTCAAAAAGAACGACATCACTTTTGAAAAAGGTGATACATTCTCCTTTGAAGACAATATCTTTGATTACAGTGAAGACAAGAACATCCGCAAACTGGCCAAACTGCGCCGAAAAATGATCAAAACCATGGGTAAATTAGTTGACGGCACTGAGTTCAAGGACAAGGAAATTGAATTCCTGGCCTGATTTACTGCCTCCCAATAATATAAAAAATTTCATGCTGGAAGCTGTGCCACTTTTCGTGGTTGTTCAACTTTCCTTCCCATACAAGAAACCGCAGAAGTCCGCTGCGGTTTTTTCTATACTGCTTCATTGATCTTTGCCCTGGCTCTTGGCTCTATCTAACCACAGAGCACACAGAGCTTAAACAGAGCGCACAGAATTTAATCCAAAATCTGAAATCTGAAATCTGAGATCTGATATCTGATATCTAAAATCCTGGCCCCTGGCTCTAACCTAACCACAAAGTTCACAAAGTCCTTCACAAGGAACACAAAGAAGGCCGCAGAAATTCTCCGCGGCCTTATCTTTTCTCTGAAATCTGACGTCTGATATCTGAAATCTGATGTCTGATGTCTAACATCAGTTCTCTTTCCTCTAAATAAGAAATCTTGTCTCTTATCTCTGGTCTCTTAATCTCTCTCCACTTACGCCTCACACGACGAGCACGTCACAAAGTTCACCATCATCTCCTTCGAAACAGATGAACTTCTTTGGTAATATAAAGTCTTCACGCCTTTTTTCCAGGCTTCAATATAGAGATAGTTCACATCCTTCACCGGCATCGTACTCGGGATCTGAAGGTTCAGCGACTGGGCCTGGTCGATATACTGCTGACGCTGTGCCGCCTGGGAAATAATTTCCATCGGAGAAATCTCGCGGAAGGTTTTGAACACCGCTTTCTCCTCATCGGTAAGTTCAGCCAGATGCTGTACGGAACCGTGGTTCAGCATTATTGTTCTCCAGGTTTCCTCATTGTCAATGCCTTTTTCCTGAAGCAGCTTCGCCAGGTACTTGTTCTTACGCATGAAATTACCTTTGGCAAGTCCGGCCTTATAGTAATTGGATGCAAACGGCTCGATTCCCGGAGAAGTCTGACCCAGGATGGCAGAGCTGGAAGTCGTAGGTGCAACAGCCATCGTGGTGGTGTTGCGCATACCGTAGCCTT belongs to Chryseobacterium sp. and includes:
- a CDS encoding four helix bundle protein; this translates as MYTDFTQMPVWKNAMDIATEVYHISETLPRKEDYALTSQIRRSAESISANIAEGFGRGGEREKSQFYRIARGSANETKSHLLYGCRVHYFEAQKTEGIIIMLETVIFELNKIIRTLENKRGS
- the glyA gene encoding serine hydroxymethyltransferase, coding for MHDPIFDLIEQERKRQTHGIELIASENFVSDNVMKAMGSVLTNKYAEGYPGRRYYGGCEVVDEVENLAIARAKELFGIEYVNVQPHSGSQANAAVYLAVLKPGDSILGLDLSMGGHLTHGSFVNFSGIQYNANFYGVNREDGLIDYDAMRQKALEVKPKMIIAGFSAYSRDLDYKKFREVADEVGATLWADIAHPAGLIAKGLLNSPFEHCHVVTTTTHKTLRGPRGGLIMMGKDYENTYGHKTPKGETKMMSAVLDSAVFPGTQGGPLEHVIAAKAVAFGEALDPKFEVYTKQVVANAQALAKAMIDKGFDIVSGGTDNHLMLVDLRNKNVNGKETEKALVKADITCNKNMVPFDDKSAFTTSGIRLGTAAITTRGMKEDDMETIATLINDVVMNLKDEEVISRVRKEVNELMDSRPLFQY